Below is a window of Deltaproteobacteria bacterium DNA.
ACACAACCAACAGCACATACTTTTGCTAAAGATTCTGTTGGTCCACTGGTGGGATCAAGTCTAACAACACCAACAATAGCTTCACTAGCAATTGCATCTTCTAACAATAAAACTATATCACTATCAGTTACATGCAAGGGTAAAACAGTACCAGGAAACAACACTGTCGTTGCCATAGGCATGACAGCCAAGTGCGAAAATATATTTGTGCCAAATTTTTCTTTATCCACGCTTGTAAGCGTTAACAAGGTAAAGAGTTGTGAGCAAGCAGGTATGTGCAATATCTGCCTTTTTTTTGCATGTGTGACAATGTATGTACTAAACTAGTTATTATGGAGCAATTCTCCAACTTAGAAACGGTGCTATCGCGGATAGAAACTCGCCTGAGCGCCATAGAACAAAAAATCGACAGTTTGACCATGGCCCGGCGAAAATCCATGGAATGGATCGCGCAATTATCTGAGCATATAAATTCGCTTGATAGTTTTCGTGAAGAAGTACGCGCCAGCCTTGAACCACTGTTTGCCAAAGTCGAAAGCTGCGAAGATAATGTTCGTATTCTTCGCCATGCAACTAGCGATATGTCACGACGGCTTGATGACGCAGATAACCATCGCGTACATAAAGCTACGATTGTCTAAATTTATTTGTATTAGCTATAGCTTACCAATTCAGCCATAATTGCGGCAATGACGCATAACAAATACCCCGTTATTATTATTGGTGCAGGTATTACTGGTTTAGCAGCAGCACATGTGTTGGGTAAAAATTGCTGTGTTGTTGAACAAGAAAAAGAAGTAGGTGGTCTATTACGTTCTTTTACTCGTCATGGTTGTACTTTTGATATTACTGGTCATTGGCTGCATTTTCGTGATCGGCAAATTAAACAATTTGTACAAGATATATTAGGGGATAATTTAATAAATATAGAGCGTCGCGCTTCTATTTATAGCAATGGCATCACCACCCCTTACCCCTTTCAGGCTAATACTTTTGGCCGACCCGCTTCAGTTATTGCTGACTGTTTATTAGGTTATTTTGCCGCTCGTGAAAAATGCCCTCCGGCTGATACAACCAATAATCAAAATTCATTTGCAGATTTCATTAATAACAAGCTTGGTTATGGTTTCGCCAAACATTTTATGACTCCATACAATACCAAGTTGTGGACAGTGCCTCCCAATGAATTTGATGCACGCTGGTGTGAACGATTTATCCCAACCCCTACTCCAGAAGAAGTAATATATGGCGCACTAGAACCAAGCGGCGCTGGGCATCGTCTTGGTTATAATGCGCAATTTTTATACCCAAAAAATGGAGGCATCGCACAATTAGTAAAAAAACTTAAAAATAAATGTACCGGCGCAATTTATACTGAAAGTACTGTAGTAAAAGTTGATTGGAATAAACAACAACTAATCACCGCTAACGGTGAAGTGTTTGAATATAATAGTTTAATTTCAACAGCGCCACTTGATGCCTTAATAAATATGTTAATAGAACCACCCAATATAGTTATTGATGCCGCAAAAAACTTACGGGCAGCAAGTGTTACTTATTGGGATGTTGTTCTGGCAAATAAAAACCAAGCAAATGATGCGCATTGGACGTATTATCCTGATGCCGAAATAGCATTTTATCGCGTGGGTTCTCCATCGGCAGTATTGCCTTCACTTGCCCCGGGCTGCCGCACACTATGTGTTGAACTTAGTCATCCTCGCGGTTCAAACATAACTGTGACTACAGATAATATAATAGCAAGCTTACGTGCTGTTGGCCTGATAGCCAAAGATGAAACGCCAATATTATGTGAGCAAAATACTATTGAATGCGCTTATGTAATTATGGACCATAATTATGGTAAGTCTCGCAACAACGTTTTTGATTGGCTTAAAAATAATAAAATTTTTTCAATAGGTCGCTATGGTAGTTGGACTTATGATTCAATGGAAGGTGCTATATTTGAAGGGCTGCAAACTGCAAAAGAAATATTGATCAATTTTTGCTAATAAGGCGGTGGACAATACCACCATAACCATACCAACAGTAATAAACCTAAAAAAATCACACCTGCACCAAGTACTAAAGCTATATTTAATGTACTTTCAATCATAATAAATCCAATAGCCGCGCCAGCAATGCCCACCAAGTAAGTTGTTAAAGCAATTTGCCGTGCTGACCAACCACGATGTTGCAAACGCAAGGCAAAATGATCGCCACTACCATGCCATGGTGCAGCTCGGCGCACGATACGTGCCAAACTAACTAAAGCCATTTCTAAAATGGGAATAAATAATAAAACTCCTGGCACAATTATACTAGCAATGTTTTGCCGTGTATAAGCGGCAATCATTGATAGTGCCGCCAGCATAAAACCAACTAAGAGACTACCAGCATCACCGAGATAAATACGCGCTTTGGGAAAATTAAATTTTAAAAAACCAATAAGACTACCAGCAAGGGCCACAGCAGTGGTGGCAACTAGAATGTTGCCATTTCGCCATGCGATCCATCCTAAGGCCAATGCTGCAATCGCACCTACACCTGAGGCAAGACCGTCGGCAACATCTATAATATTAACAGCATTAGTTATGAAAACTAACCACAATACTGTAACTAAGTAGCTTAAACCTTCTGGCAATATTTCAAGTTGTACTGCAATACCGCTTTTAATAAGCACGAATGCCGCTAAAAATTGCCCGGCTAGTTTTAGCCAAGGCGGCAGCACCTTCATATCATCAAATAGACCAAGCATTACCATTATTGTGCTGCCAAGCAATAAACCCAATAGATAAGCGCTAAACTCATAAATTATGGCTAGGGTTATAAGAAAGGTGAGATAAATCGCTATACCACCTAAATATGGTATTGGTTCATGCTGACGCTTGAGCTTACCATCAGGATGATCAAGCACACCAAAACGCATTGCACCCTGGCGTACAATAGGAGTGAGATAAAGACTTAAAACTATGGCAAAAGTAAATGTTACGAATAAATGCAAGATACCTTGAGGCATCAAATAGCCTTTCGGCGAGCAAATAAAATAATGGCTAATACTAAGGCACAACTAGCATATGCAAAAGCATAAACGGTCGCAAAAAAAGTAAAGGCCGCTGGCACCGCTAAATTATTGGCAGCTTGCAAACGTAACGATAGTGCTTGTAAATCTGGAAGTACTGCATGGGCAGCATATAAAAACCAACTAAATATCGGAGAGCTATCAATAAGCTTGTCAGCAAGTAAGACTATATCGTTAGTGAAGTTCCCAGCGACTACTACAGTAATGCTATAAGTGGCTGCAAAAACTGGGGAGGCAAAGCATGAAAATAAAAGAGACAAAGCTGTAACCACAATCATTTCAAGACAAGCAAGCCAAATGCTTGCAGCAAAAGCTTGCGGCAATTTATCACCGTACATCCACACGGCTAATGCTGTAGCAAACAACAGCAAGAGCACAATCATAACCATAGTCGTTAGCACGCCGATGTATTTGCCAAGAACGAAAGCGCTTCGTGGCAGAGGTCGTGCTAATACCGGATAAGCGCTATGGCGCTCTAACTCACGACCAAAAGAGATAATCATAAGCGCGACCGCCATTAAACTACCCATGGCACTTGCAGCAGCTAAACCAACATCCACAATAAGGCGCGCTCGTTCACCCATTGAGACTGCCGCTAGCGTTACCGAAAAACCTACCAAAGCTACACCAAACATAACAGCAACAA
It encodes the following:
- a CDS encoding FAD-dependent oxidoreductase; translated protein: MTHNKYPVIIIGAGITGLAAAHVLGKNCCVVEQEKEVGGLLRSFTRHGCTFDITGHWLHFRDRQIKQFVQDILGDNLINIERRASIYSNGITTPYPFQANTFGRPASVIADCLLGYFAAREKCPPADTTNNQNSFADFINNKLGYGFAKHFMTPYNTKLWTVPPNEFDARWCERFIPTPTPEEVIYGALEPSGAGHRLGYNAQFLYPKNGGIAQLVKKLKNKCTGAIYTESTVVKVDWNKQQLITANGEVFEYNSLISTAPLDALINMLIEPPNIVIDAAKNLRAASVTYWDVVLANKNQANDAHWTYYPDAEIAFYRVGSPSAVLPSLAPGCRTLCVELSHPRGSNITVTTDNIIASLRAVGLIAKDETPILCEQNTIECAYVIMDHNYGKSRNNVFDWLKNNKIFSIGRYGSWTYDSMEGAIFEGLQTAKEILINFC
- a CDS encoding undecaprenyl/decaprenyl-phosphate alpha-N-acetylglucosaminyl 1-phosphate transferase translates to MPQGILHLFVTFTFAIVLSLYLTPIVRQGAMRFGVLDHPDGKLKRQHEPIPYLGGIAIYLTFLITLAIIYEFSAYLLGLLLGSTIMVMLGLFDDMKVLPPWLKLAGQFLAAFVLIKSGIAVQLEILPEGLSYLVTVLWLVFITNAVNIIDVADGLASGVGAIAALALGWIAWRNGNILVATTAVALAGSLIGFLKFNFPKARIYLGDAGSLLVGFMLAALSMIAAYTRQNIASIIVPGVLLFIPILEMALVSLARIVRRAAPWHGSGDHFALRLQHRGWSARQIALTTYLVGIAGAAIGFIMIESTLNIALVLGAGVIFLGLLLLVWLWWYCPPPY